One stretch of Dethiosulfovibrio peptidovorans DNA includes these proteins:
- the flhF gene encoding flagellar biosynthesis protein FlhF: MRVTQQITYEAKDNAEAIRIASDRLGRDAVILSTHTVSKGGFLGFFAKSALMVTAGLLEEDVPPPAAQKGVSGHIQAFQRLLDDRQRIFLPSPQDDSGVVEATTSHRSDEQDLLELSANSTALSRPAVLSQKVAQAYGKTGSDASREASLFQDVEQIQKTLAMVLERLDQDQEPSLTQSSGPLSTVDEKNLDEEDVSHWRDQLIDAEMTVPFVDDLLSRFRAEANGREFLPWLQSLIKTPYVSVADALGGGRVMFIGPTGVGKTTTIAKLAAVNALWEERRVFLVTADTYRIAAVEQLRTYAKILGVPVEVVFEAEDLKKIREKPGADLILLDTAGRSQKDVHRSDELCSLYEAFSPESVHLLLSANAKYRDMLNVVKGMNHIPITSLVFTKLDETVSLGPVLELALSFQLPLSFFAVGQNVPNDIEVASSSRLLEMALDGGFHV, translated from the coding sequence ATGAGGGTAACTCAGCAGATTACCTACGAAGCCAAGGACAACGCAGAGGCGATTCGTATCGCCTCTGACCGTTTGGGTCGGGACGCAGTCATCCTCTCAACTCATACTGTGAGCAAGGGGGGCTTCTTGGGCTTTTTTGCTAAATCAGCTCTGATGGTGACTGCGGGCCTTCTGGAAGAAGATGTGCCACCTCCTGCTGCACAAAAAGGGGTCAGCGGTCATATCCAGGCTTTTCAGCGGCTTTTGGATGACCGGCAGAGGATTTTTTTGCCTTCACCACAGGACGACTCTGGGGTTGTCGAGGCGACGACATCGCATCGCTCCGATGAACAGGACCTTCTTGAACTCTCTGCAAACAGCACTGCTTTATCTCGCCCTGCTGTGTTATCGCAAAAAGTGGCTCAGGCATATGGAAAAACCGGGAGTGATGCCTCACGCGAGGCCAGTCTGTTTCAGGATGTGGAACAAATTCAGAAAACGTTGGCTATGGTCCTTGAAAGGCTTGATCAAGACCAGGAGCCTTCGTTGACCCAATCGTCTGGGCCGTTGTCCACTGTTGACGAAAAAAATCTCGATGAAGAGGACGTTTCCCATTGGCGGGATCAACTTATAGATGCCGAGATGACCGTCCCCTTTGTGGATGATCTCCTATCCCGGTTTCGTGCGGAGGCGAACGGTCGTGAGTTTTTGCCGTGGCTTCAATCTTTGATCAAGACTCCCTATGTTTCTGTCGCTGATGCTCTGGGTGGAGGGCGCGTTATGTTTATCGGTCCCACTGGTGTGGGAAAGACAACGACAATAGCCAAGTTGGCAGCTGTGAACGCTCTCTGGGAAGAGCGTCGTGTCTTTTTGGTTACAGCCGATACGTATCGAATCGCTGCGGTGGAACAACTGCGAACGTACGCCAAGATTTTGGGGGTCCCCGTAGAGGTTGTTTTCGAGGCTGAAGATCTGAAAAAAATCCGGGAGAAGCCTGGTGCTGATCTTATTTTGCTTGATACGGCGGGACGCAGTCAGAAGGATGTTCATCGAAGCGACGAGTTGTGTTCTCTGTATGAGGCTTTTTCTCCTGAAAGTGTTCATTTGCTTTTGTCTGCGAATGCAAAATATAGAGATATGCTCAACGTGGTGAAAGGAATGAACCATATTCCCATCACCAGTTTGGTTTTTACCAAGCTCGATGAGACCGTCAGCCTTGGTCCTGTTTTGGAGCTTGCGTTGAGTTTTCAGCTTCCCCTATCCTTTTTTGCCGTTGGGCAGAATGTACCTAACGATATAGAAGTAGCCTCGTCGTCCAGATTGTTGGAGATGGCTCTTGACGGGGGCTTTCATGTCTGA
- a CDS encoding chemotaxis response regulator protein-glutamate methylesterase, which produces MNDIKILVVDDSSFMRKIISNILEELPELTVVATARDGIDALSKIEFYHPDVVTLDVDMPRMNGIDTLKEIMFRFPLPVVMVSSLTKDGAAVTMKALSMGAVDFVSKPSGAISLNMQEVDAELRTKVLAAALAQSTVPGRPFTTTRIQKDTSRQVQKTVRPVKSGIRPRLVCIASSTGGPQALQKLLTLLPSTFPLPVVIAQHMPKGFTASFASHLNDLCALHVVEGYEGLPLQPGMVVIAPGGFHMIVKGEKNSPVIGLSDAPPLLSVKPSANILFLSVADVVGGDAVAVILTGMGRDGTDGAQALISKGAYVFGESPESCVIYGMPKAAMEAGVVNEQLPLQNIAEALNRFVRENR; this is translated from the coding sequence ATGAACGATATAAAAATTTTGGTCGTGGACGATTCATCTTTTATGAGAAAGATCATCAGCAACATCCTGGAAGAGCTTCCTGAACTTACGGTGGTAGCGACGGCCAGGGATGGCATTGATGCCCTGAGCAAGATAGAGTTCTATCACCCCGATGTGGTCACTTTGGATGTCGATATGCCCAGGATGAACGGCATCGACACCCTGAAGGAGATTATGTTTCGGTTTCCTCTTCCTGTGGTGATGGTGAGCAGTCTCACCAAGGATGGTGCGGCCGTTACCATGAAAGCTTTGTCCATGGGAGCTGTCGATTTTGTGTCCAAGCCCTCGGGCGCCATCTCCCTGAATATGCAAGAGGTGGATGCCGAACTTCGTACAAAGGTCTTGGCAGCTGCCCTTGCTCAGTCGACGGTACCAGGCAGGCCGTTTACGACGACTCGTATTCAAAAAGATACTTCCAGGCAGGTCCAGAAAACGGTAAGGCCAGTAAAATCAGGCATCCGGCCTCGATTGGTCTGTATCGCATCCTCTACAGGAGGGCCTCAGGCCCTTCAAAAGTTGTTAACGCTCCTCCCAAGTACGTTTCCCTTGCCTGTGGTGATCGCTCAGCATATGCCTAAAGGCTTTACTGCGTCTTTTGCATCTCACTTAAACGATCTCTGTGCTCTGCATGTCGTAGAGGGATACGAGGGATTGCCCCTCCAGCCTGGGATGGTCGTAATTGCCCCTGGAGGTTTTCATATGATAGTAAAGGGAGAGAAGAATTCTCCTGTGATAGGTCTCTCCGATGCCCCGCCCCTCCTGTCGGTGAAACCATCAGCCAATATTCTGTTTCTCAGCGTGGCTGACGTTGTTGGTGGGGACGCTGTGGCGGTGATCCTCACAGGCATGGGACGAGACGGCACTGATGGGGCTCAAGCTCTGATCTCGAAAGGAGCATATGTTTTTGGTGAGTCTCCTGAGAGCTGTGTTATATACGGTATGCCTAAGGCTGCTATGGAGGCGGGGGTTGTTAATGAGCAACTCCCTTTACAGAATATTGCCGAAGCCTTGAATCGCTTCGTAAGAGAAAACCGATAG
- a CDS encoding hydrogenase, protein MSDVRPTEVMDQAADLRHLVSSISKKSPVSCSRALRTIAVVGGKGGVGKSNLSANVAIALAQAGQKVALFDGDMGLANVDILFGVHPPCNLIHLIRGERSIQEIMFDLGEGLSLIPGGSGVEELANMEEPERDRLINQLSDLESLVDVVVVDTGAGIHKNVLAFASAADTVVLVTTPEPTSIRDGYSLLKALVLASMGKLDVQLVVNMTSSDKEAQSVASRICFVADQFLRLNVGYAGFVVSDPRIPEAVCARSPLLRCSPHSPAAQCFRKVASQLVEGGVYKKSPSHRGLKGFFSRLSRLWGADMERGRP, encoded by the coding sequence ATGTCTGATGTTCGTCCGACAGAGGTGATGGATCAGGCGGCAGATTTACGTCATCTCGTGTCGTCTATTTCAAAAAAGTCACCAGTCAGTTGTTCCAGGGCTTTACGTACTATCGCTGTGGTTGGAGGAAAGGGCGGAGTCGGTAAAAGTAACCTCTCAGCTAACGTCGCCATTGCTTTGGCTCAGGCAGGACAAAAGGTGGCTTTGTTCGACGGGGATATGGGGTTGGCCAATGTTGATATACTTTTTGGTGTTCACCCGCCCTGTAACCTGATACACTTGATCCGAGGCGAACGATCAATTCAAGAAATTATGTTCGATTTGGGAGAAGGTTTGTCTTTGATACCGGGAGGTTCGGGTGTCGAAGAATTGGCTAATATGGAAGAGCCTGAGCGAGATCGCCTTATTAACCAGTTGAGTGATTTAGAGTCCTTGGTGGATGTAGTGGTAGTCGACACCGGAGCAGGAATCCATAAAAATGTCCTGGCTTTTGCCTCTGCAGCCGATACAGTTGTCTTGGTGACAACTCCAGAGCCCACCTCTATCCGAGATGGGTATAGCCTTTTGAAGGCTTTGGTGCTTGCCTCAATGGGGAAGCTGGATGTTCAACTTGTAGTCAACATGACTTCATCGGATAAGGAGGCCCAGTCGGTCGCAAGCAGGATTTGTTTCGTTGCCGACCAGTTCCTCCGGCTTAATGTTGGCTACGCTGGTTTTGTGGTATCAGATCCTAGAATTCCTGAAGCCGTCTGTGCCCGTAGCCCCTTGCTTCGCTGTTCTCCTCATTCTCCTGCAGCTCAGTGTTTCCGTAAGGTGGCTTCCCAGCTTGTCGAAGGCGGTGTATACAAGAAGTCCCCCTCACACCGTGGTTTGAAGGGCTTTTTTTCCAGACTTTCCCGTCTCTGGGGAGCGGATATGGAGAGAGGTAGACCGTGA
- the flhA gene encoding flagellar biosynthesis protein FlhA, translating into MAEERVSVIERMLRFSDVGIAMLMVLVVVMMIIPLPTWLLDVLLTLNITFGVVVLLVTFYVNQALEISSFPSILLIVTLFRLALNVSTTRLILLKGYAGSIISSFGNFVVGGNYVVGAVVFLILVIIQFLVITKGAERVAEVAARFTLDAMPGKQMAIDADLNAGLIDELGAKERRRTIQREADFYGAMDGASKFVKGDAIAGLIITIINILGGLAIGVFQRNMSLAQAAGVYSLLTVGDGLVSQIPALLFSTATGIIVTRAAGDSSLGRDVFSSFTRYPRPLMIGTALLFGFALVPGLPTFPFLMLGAFLALMAYGVYREAVTQEASAGGRGVESDVPGEVAHDEEGGRGPTSPEEVMRLLAVDPMEMEIGYAVIPLVDPSQGGDMLDRISTIRKQMAMDMGLVVPSIRIRDNIQLKPTEYLIRVKGALEGQGELMPEHYLAMDTGNVSDEVVGVPTTEPAFGLPALWISPELRDRAEAGGYTVVDAPSVLATHLSEIIKAHGADLITRQEVQKLAEMVKENNAAVVDEMLGVLGLGDIQKVLQNLVSEQIPIRDLVTVFETLADYGRLSSSVDYLTERVRESLARIISLRLKEDDVITVMTLSPTWEQKIRDALDGDLVKGWRLNMDSRDISKLVAAVSAKSEDVILRGGAPILLVSPDVRLIVRRLLESSLPSLLVVSYNEITQGIDIQSLGMVE; encoded by the coding sequence ATGGCAGAAGAGCGGGTCTCTGTAATCGAGAGGATGCTTCGATTTTCAGACGTGGGCATAGCGATGCTGATGGTCTTGGTCGTTGTCATGATGATTATTCCTCTGCCCACGTGGTTGCTTGATGTTCTTCTGACGCTGAATATAACGTTTGGTGTTGTCGTGTTGCTCGTGACTTTTTATGTCAACCAGGCCTTGGAGATATCCTCGTTTCCGTCGATTTTGTTGATTGTCACCCTGTTTCGACTGGCTCTGAATGTCTCTACAACTCGTCTGATTCTCCTCAAGGGATACGCAGGAAGTATTATCTCTTCGTTTGGAAATTTTGTTGTTGGGGGGAATTACGTTGTGGGTGCTGTGGTATTTCTCATCTTGGTGATTATTCAGTTTTTGGTGATCACCAAGGGGGCTGAGCGAGTGGCCGAGGTGGCTGCTCGTTTTACCTTGGATGCCATGCCGGGAAAGCAGATGGCCATCGACGCTGACTTGAACGCTGGTCTTATTGATGAGCTGGGAGCCAAGGAACGTCGACGTACGATCCAACGAGAGGCCGATTTTTATGGAGCTATGGATGGTGCCTCCAAATTTGTCAAAGGAGACGCCATCGCTGGGTTGATCATCACGATTATAAATATCCTGGGGGGGTTGGCCATTGGTGTTTTTCAGCGAAATATGTCTCTGGCGCAGGCTGCGGGAGTTTATAGTCTACTGACCGTCGGCGACGGTTTGGTGTCCCAGATTCCCGCTCTGTTGTTTTCTACGGCTACAGGTATCATCGTGACCAGAGCCGCCGGAGATTCCAGTTTGGGGCGGGATGTTTTTTCGTCCTTCACCCGATATCCTCGTCCGCTGATGATCGGTACGGCCCTTTTGTTCGGGTTTGCCTTGGTACCGGGGTTGCCTACGTTTCCCTTTTTGATGCTTGGAGCTTTCCTTGCCCTTATGGCCTACGGAGTGTACAGAGAGGCCGTCACTCAAGAGGCTTCTGCGGGAGGGCGGGGTGTTGAAAGCGATGTGCCCGGAGAGGTGGCGCATGATGAAGAGGGGGGAAGAGGCCCGACGTCACCGGAGGAGGTCATGAGGCTTTTGGCGGTGGACCCTATGGAGATGGAGATCGGGTATGCAGTGATCCCCCTGGTGGACCCCTCTCAGGGGGGTGATATGCTGGATCGTATTAGCACCATACGAAAGCAGATGGCTATGGATATGGGGTTAGTCGTTCCGTCCATACGAATCAGGGATAACATTCAGCTGAAGCCCACCGAGTACCTCATCAGGGTCAAGGGGGCTTTGGAAGGTCAGGGTGAGCTCATGCCCGAGCATTACTTGGCCATGGATACGGGGAATGTCTCTGATGAGGTCGTTGGGGTGCCGACCACAGAACCGGCTTTTGGTCTTCCTGCTTTGTGGATTTCTCCAGAGCTTCGTGATCGAGCTGAAGCTGGAGGGTATACTGTGGTGGATGCTCCGTCTGTTTTGGCAACTCACCTGTCCGAGATTATCAAAGCCCATGGTGCCGACTTGATCACCCGTCAGGAAGTTCAAAAGCTTGCGGAGATGGTCAAGGAGAATAACGCCGCTGTGGTGGATGAGATGCTCGGGGTTCTGGGACTTGGCGATATACAAAAAGTTCTTCAGAATCTGGTATCAGAGCAGATTCCCATTCGGGATCTTGTGACGGTGTTTGAGACTTTGGCCGATTACGGTCGTTTGTCCTCTTCTGTGGATTATCTCACCGAGCGGGTTCGGGAGAGTCTGGCCCGGATCATCTCCCTCAGGCTGAAAGAAGATGACGTCATTACGGTGATGACGCTGTCTCCTACGTGGGAGCAGAAGATTCGAGATGCTTTGGATGGCGATTTGGTGAAGGGCTGGCGACTGAATATGGATTCTCGGGATATATCCAAACTGGTTGCTGCCGTGTCGGCCAAGTCGGAGGATGTTATCCTTCGAGGAGGGGCGCCTATCCTTTTGGTGAGTCCTGATGTCCGATTAATCGTTCGTCGGCTTCTGGAATCGTCGTTGCCGAGTCTTTTAGTTGTATCCTATAATGAAATAACCCAGGGTATCGATATCCAGTCGTTAGGGATGGTGGAGTGA
- a CDS encoding chemotaxis protein CheA, producing MSTDMSQYLGAYLDEATENLQHLNDLILAVEQDRQGRETIDEIFRTAHTLKGMSATMGFHHMAELTHALEDRFSTVRSGDEELTDDDIDHLFQSLDLMQVMVDSIRDGGSDQDTDISSLVEQLRDEPEASEPKDRAAESSVSDQEKGWIADAVKMGLAVHQVTVTLVKDCLLKAARAYMVINRLDEMGEIIKVEPPVEELEKEAFEQSFCVYIGTKDEADVVHDAVMSISDVAETVVVMLDKDGNVAPVTSGQPLDTPSKAPVKAAEAPSSVSSQTPEKTTKQPSAQPRVKKASQTVRVDIGRLDSLMNLVGELVIGKARIERLVLESKLREFDEPLSQLGRISGDIQELVTKLRMVPVSYIFDRFPRLIRDISKSLGKDVELVIEGQETELDRTVIDEIGDPMVHLIRNAVDHGIETPEIRKKAGKRAQGTIKIAAYQEGNSVIIEVADDGKGIDPVAVGVKAVERGLVTEEALQEMSDDEIIQFVFLPGFSMAQEVTDLSGRGVGMDAVKRKVESLGGQFEVRSKVGEGSNIYIRLPLTLAIVLALLVRVGDEIYAIPLENVDETILVREDDMKRMHGRPVTLLRGEVLTLGDLASTLDTPRGNEERTEYPVVVVRAGRNKIGFVVDALVGQQEIVIKSLGKLLAKSKGIAGATILGDGNVALILDVASLHVKV from the coding sequence ATGTCGACCGATATGAGTCAGTATTTGGGAGCTTACCTTGACGAGGCGACCGAGAACCTACAACACCTGAACGACCTGATCCTCGCGGTTGAACAAGATCGGCAGGGCAGGGAAACCATCGATGAGATTTTCAGAACGGCCCATACACTTAAAGGTATGTCGGCTACGATGGGTTTCCATCATATGGCCGAGTTGACCCATGCCTTGGAGGACAGGTTTTCAACGGTGCGGAGCGGTGATGAGGAACTGACCGACGACGACATTGATCATCTCTTTCAAAGCCTTGATCTGATGCAGGTTATGGTGGATTCTATCCGGGATGGTGGATCTGACCAGGATACGGATATATCCTCTTTGGTCGAACAGCTTCGGGATGAGCCCGAGGCGTCAGAGCCAAAGGATCGTGCTGCCGAATCGTCTGTCTCCGATCAGGAGAAGGGGTGGATTGCCGATGCTGTCAAGATGGGCCTGGCTGTCCATCAGGTTACGGTAACTCTCGTAAAAGACTGTCTCCTTAAAGCAGCTCGAGCCTACATGGTCATTAATCGACTAGATGAGATGGGTGAAATAATCAAGGTCGAGCCTCCTGTAGAAGAGCTGGAGAAAGAGGCGTTCGAGCAGTCGTTTTGTGTTTATATCGGTACCAAGGACGAGGCTGATGTTGTTCATGACGCTGTCATGTCGATCAGTGATGTCGCTGAGACCGTTGTCGTTATGTTAGATAAGGATGGCAACGTCGCTCCTGTCACATCTGGTCAACCCTTGGATACTCCTTCTAAAGCTCCCGTTAAGGCTGCCGAGGCTCCATCATCGGTTTCCTCTCAAACGCCTGAAAAAACGACGAAGCAGCCTTCGGCACAGCCCAGGGTCAAGAAGGCGTCGCAGACCGTTCGGGTCGACATCGGCAGGTTGGATAGTCTGATGAATCTGGTTGGCGAGCTCGTTATAGGAAAGGCTCGGATTGAGCGTCTGGTTTTGGAATCAAAACTGCGTGAGTTCGATGAGCCTTTGTCTCAATTGGGGCGAATTTCTGGGGATATTCAGGAATTGGTTACCAAGCTTCGAATGGTGCCCGTCTCCTATATTTTTGATCGTTTTCCTCGACTTATTCGGGATATCTCCAAATCCCTGGGTAAAGATGTGGAGTTGGTTATTGAGGGACAGGAGACCGAGCTTGATCGGACGGTGATCGACGAGATTGGTGACCCGATGGTTCATCTTATTCGGAACGCCGTCGATCACGGTATTGAGACCCCCGAAATTCGGAAAAAGGCTGGTAAACGAGCCCAAGGAACGATCAAGATCGCTGCCTATCAGGAGGGAAACAGCGTCATCATCGAGGTCGCCGACGATGGCAAGGGGATTGATCCCGTTGCAGTGGGCGTTAAGGCCGTCGAGAGAGGGCTGGTGACCGAGGAAGCTCTTCAGGAAATGTCCGATGACGAGATTATCCAGTTCGTTTTTCTTCCCGGTTTCAGCATGGCACAGGAGGTCACCGATCTTTCTGGTCGGGGTGTCGGTATGGATGCCGTTAAGCGAAAGGTTGAATCTTTGGGAGGGCAGTTCGAGGTTAGATCCAAGGTCGGCGAGGGCTCCAATATCTATATTCGTTTGCCTCTGACTCTAGCCATTGTACTGGCTCTCCTTGTGCGAGTTGGTGATGAAATATATGCTATTCCGCTGGAGAATGTGGACGAGACAATCTTGGTCCGTGAAGACGACATGAAGCGGATGCATGGCCGTCCCGTAACGTTGCTTCGGGGCGAGGTCCTTACTCTGGGTGATTTAGCTTCCACTTTGGATACACCTCGTGGGAATGAGGAACGAACCGAGTATCCCGTGGTGGTCGTCAGGGCCGGCAGGAATAAGATCGGTTTTGTTGTGGATGCTCTCGTGGGGCAGCAGGAGATCGTCATCAAGTCTTTGGGGAAATTGCTTGCCAAGAGCAAGGGAATTGCTGGGGCGACTATCTTAGGAGATGGGAATGTGGCTCTCATTTTAGACGT